One genomic region from Alphaproteobacteria bacterium encodes:
- the glmU gene encoding bifunctional UDP-N-acetylglucosamine diphosphorylase/glucosamine-1-phosphate N-acetyltransferase GlmU produces the protein MKHNIATLILAAGWGTRMQSNLPKVLHKVAHQPLLSWVLNAAETLAPVRQIVVVRPGMDQVKEIIGNANIVLQEKGEGTGAAVMAARPTLEDFKGDVLVLFGDTPFITPETLQCLVETRRSASNPAVVIVGFKPEDPAEYGRIVMNAQDQIERIVEYKDANDTEREIGLCNSGVMAIDGSCLFELVDKLTSNNAKGEYYLTDIIEHARKMGRHCTVVEASEEELMGINSRADLARAELEAQTQLRGAALAMGVTLIDPDSVYLSYDTNLGKDITIGPNVVIMPGVEIRDNVIIHAFCHLEGARIEEGAIVGPFARLRPGTEIGRDVRIGNFVEVKNSQFEAHSKANHLSYIGDAHIGKKSNIGAGTITCNYDGINKSKTILGENVFIGSNSALVAPVQIGNGAIVAAGSVVTNNVAENALCIARSRQIEKPNGAQIYREQHKKERSNVTLMTVVDNDRPQSKN, from the coding sequence ATGAAACACAATATCGCCACACTCATTCTTGCCGCTGGTTGGGGAACACGTATGCAGTCTAATCTCCCCAAGGTTTTACATAAAGTTGCGCATCAACCTCTTTTATCATGGGTTTTAAATGCTGCTGAAACTTTAGCACCTGTTCGTCAGATTGTTGTTGTGCGCCCAGGTATGGATCAGGTTAAAGAAATCATTGGCAACGCAAACATTGTATTGCAAGAAAAAGGTGAAGGCACAGGCGCTGCTGTCATGGCTGCACGACCAACACTCGAAGACTTTAAAGGTGATGTGCTTGTACTTTTTGGTGATACGCCCTTTATTACGCCTGAAACATTGCAATGTTTGGTTGAAACGAGAAGATCTGCATCTAATCCAGCTGTCGTGATTGTTGGATTTAAACCGGAAGATCCCGCTGAATATGGTCGTATCGTGATGAATGCACAAGATCAGATTGAGCGTATTGTCGAATATAAAGATGCAAATGATACAGAGCGTGAAATAGGTTTGTGTAATTCAGGCGTCATGGCAATTGATGGATCTTGTCTTTTTGAACTTGTTGACAAACTTACATCCAATAATGCAAAAGGTGAATATTATCTAACGGATATTATTGAACATGCGCGCAAAATGGGGCGTCATTGTACAGTCGTTGAAGCCTCCGAAGAGGAGCTTATGGGTATTAATTCCCGCGCAGATTTAGCGCGCGCTGAACTTGAAGCGCAAACACAATTACGCGGAGCGGCACTTGCCATGGGTGTGACATTGATTGACCCAGATTCCGTTTATTTAAGCTATGATACCAATCTTGGCAAAGACATTACAATTGGGCCAAATGTTGTTATTATGCCAGGTGTTGAAATTAGAGATAACGTCATTATTCATGCCTTCTGTCACTTAGAAGGTGCTAGAATAGAAGAGGGAGCAATTGTTGGTCCTTTTGCGCGGTTGCGACCTGGTACTGAAATTGGACGTGATGTGCGTATTGGCAATTTTGTTGAAGTAAAGAACAGCCAATTTGAAGCGCATTCAAAAGCGAATCATCTCTCTTATATAGGTGACGCACATATTGGTAAAAAATCAAATATTGGTGCTGGAACAATCACATGTAATTACGACGGTATCAATAAATCGAAAACAATATTGGGTGAGAACGTTTTTATTGGCTCAAATAGTGCGCTTGTAGCGCCTGTCCAAATTGGTAATGGTGCAATCGTTGCTGCCGGAAGCGTTGTGACCAACAATGTTGCTGAAAATGCATTATGTATTGCACGGAGTCGCCAAATTGAAAAGCCCAATGGCGCTCAAATATATCGTGAGCAACATAAAAAAGAACGCAGCAATGTAACATTGATGACGGTTGTTGATAATGATCGCCCCCAAAGTAAGAATTAA
- the glmS gene encoding glutamine--fructose-6-phosphate transaminase (isomerizing) gives MCGIIAILGTKNAVPHLVEGLKRLEYRGYDSSGVATLVEGHLERRRAEGKLLNLEKLLGTEPLQGIIGIGHTRWATHGKPSDRNAHPMMTDKVAVVHNGIIENFQELKKELQSKGHQFTSDTDTEVVACLLTEYLNLGFAPKEALQKAVGRMEGAYAIAAIIAGHEDMILCARKGSPLVVGHGDGEMFIGSDAIALAPLTRKLTYLEEGDWGIINRKGAEIFDEEGRSVHRPITIVDISSAVAEKGNYDHFMLKEIFEQAEVLPRTLHNLVDPISKTIRLPNLAFQWKDVTRLTFVACGTSYHSAMVAKYWFEQIAKIPVDVDIASEFRYRSPVLSKNGVSLFISQSGETIDTLAALRYAKSNGQHILSIVNRPESTMARESDAILQTLVGPEIGVASTKAFTGQLVVLACLALAVAKARGTISSAEEADFITSLASLPNHIRLILKDADQYREIAASLVDAKDVLYLGRGTAYPVALEGALKLKEISYIHAEGYASGEMKHGPIALIDKGTPVIMVAPSDALIEKSLSNLEEVVARGAHVILLSDDEGISKLRNNDVLKIRLPKVNEFLTPILYTIPVQLLAYYVAVLKGTDVDQPRNLAKSVTVE, from the coding sequence ATGTGCGGTATTATAGCAATTCTTGGAACAAAAAACGCCGTTCCACATCTAGTTGAAGGCTTAAAACGTCTGGAATATCGCGGATATGATTCAAGTGGTGTTGCAACACTCGTTGAAGGTCATCTTGAGCGTAGACGTGCTGAAGGAAAATTACTTAATCTTGAAAAACTCCTTGGTACTGAGCCGTTACAAGGCATTATTGGAATAGGCCATACAAGATGGGCAACCCATGGTAAGCCAAGTGATCGCAATGCCCATCCCATGATGACGGATAAAGTAGCTGTTGTTCACAATGGTATTATTGAAAACTTTCAAGAACTTAAAAAAGAATTGCAATCAAAGGGTCATCAATTTACGTCAGATACTGATACTGAAGTTGTTGCATGTCTTTTAACTGAATATTTAAACCTAGGTTTTGCCCCTAAAGAAGCGCTTCAAAAAGCAGTTGGTCGTATGGAAGGCGCCTACGCAATTGCGGCTATCATTGCAGGCCACGAAGATATGATTTTATGTGCGCGTAAAGGAAGTCCGCTTGTTGTGGGTCATGGCGATGGCGAAATGTTTATTGGATCTGATGCAATCGCACTTGCGCCTTTAACACGTAAATTAACCTATTTGGAAGAAGGCGATTGGGGAATCATAAATCGCAAAGGTGCTGAAATTTTTGACGAAGAAGGCAGATCAGTGCATCGCCCTATCACAATTGTTGACATCAGTAGTGCCGTTGCCGAAAAAGGAAATTACGATCATTTCATGCTGAAAGAAATTTTCGAACAAGCTGAAGTATTACCACGCACACTTCATAATCTTGTTGATCCCATTTCAAAAACGATTAGATTGCCAAATCTTGCTTTTCAATGGAAAGATGTAACACGCCTGACCTTTGTTGCGTGTGGCACATCCTATCATTCCGCAATGGTTGCTAAATATTGGTTTGAGCAAATTGCCAAAATTCCTGTCGATGTCGATATTGCGTCAGAATTTAGATATAGATCCCCTGTATTAAGTAAAAATGGCGTATCTTTATTTATATCACAATCAGGTGAAACGATTGACACGCTTGCAGCACTTCGTTATGCAAAATCCAACGGGCAACATATTTTAAGCATCGTCAACCGTCCTGAAAGCACTATGGCACGCGAATCAGATGCTATTTTGCAAACTCTTGTTGGTCCTGAAATAGGGGTTGCATCAACAAAAGCCTTTACGGGCCAATTGGTCGTTCTTGCTTGCTTAGCGCTTGCTGTTGCAAAAGCACGCGGCACAATCTCGTCTGCTGAAGAGGCTGATTTTATTACGTCCCTTGCCTCTTTACCCAACCATATTCGCCTTATCTTAAAAGATGCGGATCAATATCGTGAAATTGCAGCATCACTTGTTGATGCTAAAGATGTTTTGTATTTGGGACGAGGCACTGCATATCCGGTTGCTTTGGAAGGTGCTTTAAAGCTTAAAGAAATATCTTATATCCACGCCGAAGGTTATGCGTCAGGTGAGATGAAACATGGCCCCATCGCACTCATTGACAAAGGTACGCCTGTTATTATGGTGGCCCCTAGTGATGCATTGATTGAAAAATCTTTGTCCAACCTTGAAGAGGTTGTCGCCCGTGGTGCTCATGTTATTTTACTATCAGATGATGAGGGTATTTCGAAATTACGAAATAATGATGTATTAAAAATTAGGTTACCAAAGGTCAATGAATTCTTAACACCAATCCTTTACACGATCCCTGTGCAACTTTTAGCTTATTATGTTGCAGTTTTAAAAGGCACGGATGTTGATCAACCACGTAATTTGGCTAAATCTGTAACAGTCGAGTAA